The following coding sequences are from one Triticum aestivum cultivar Chinese Spring chromosome 5A, IWGSC CS RefSeq v2.1, whole genome shotgun sequence window:
- the LOC123108594 gene encoding uncharacterized protein — MLFKIHSHAQVQDLQARSDELGHSNEDMLVNLVSLESVRIARESYALLCPLIMESSSWKCPELDSLSDVAGLSLEIQKLEHDVLPQLMVQEAKLERGALEALLLMKSSAIKLLHMRKCFKEALGVLLAEEDLVSAKVKKLSIVLDDTAVHVLKGNRSIVLLQERVPILVQLVTDVLETPVRFCDPREYSDE; from the coding sequence ATGCTCTTCAAAATCCACTCCCATGCCCAAGTCCAAGACCTGCAGGCCCGCTCCGATGAGCTGGGCCACTCCAATGAGGACATGCTTGTGAATCTTGTCTCTCTGGAGTCGGTGCGCATAGCGCGCGAGTCGTATGCACTCCTCTGCCCGCTGATCATGGAGTCGAGCTCCTGGAAATGCCCGGAGCTGGATTCCCTCTCGGATGTGGCAGGCTTGTCGCTGGAAATTCAAAAGCTCGAGCATGATGTGTTACCCCAGCTCATGGTTCAGGAGGCTAAGCTGGAACGGGGCGCCCTGGAAGCCCTCCTACTCATGAAGAGCTCAGCAATTAAGCTCTTACATATGAGGAAGTGCTTTAAGGAAGCCTTGGGCGTATTGCTTGCCGAGGAGGATCTGGTCTCAGCCAAAGTCAAAAAGCTGAGCATAGTGCTAGACGATACTGCTGTTCATGTACTCAAAGGTAATCGCAGCATTGTCTTGCTTCAGGAGCGTGTCCCTATTCTGGTCCAGCTGGTCACCGATGTGTTGGAGACCCCGGTTCGTTTCTGTGATCCTCGTGAGTATTCTGATGAGTAG